Proteins co-encoded in one Aerococcaceae bacterium DSM 111021 genomic window:
- the uvrB gene encoding excinuclease ABC subunit UvrB has product MDKFNLVSKYEPNGDQPQAIKELVEGLNKDEKEQVLLGATGTGKTFTIANVIQEVNKPTLVLAHNKTLAGQLYSELLEFFPENSIEYFVSYYDYYQPEAYVPSSDSYIEKEAMVNDEIDKLRHSASSALLERRDVIVVASVSCIYGLVDPEMYRNQVLSIRKGQEISRQEVLRQLIDMQFVRNDIDFQRGTFRVRGDVVEIFLASRDSEVIRVEFFGDEIDRIREVDVMTGEIKNDVDHYPIYPATHFVADQDQTLQAVTTIKAELEERLEELRSENKLLEAQRLEQRTTYDLEMLLEMGYCNGIENYSRHMDGRAPGEQPYTLIDFFPDDFLIVVDESHMTMPQIRGMYNGDRARKQQLIDYGFRLPSALDNRPLRLEEFEKHINQIIYVSATPGPYELEHTDDEYVEQIIRPTGLLDPIVEVRPIKGQIDDLIQEINKRTERNERVFITTLTKKMSEDLTDYLKELDIKVKYLHSDIKTLERTEIIRDLRLGIFDVLIGINLLREGIDVPEVSLVAILDADKEGFLRGERALIQTIGRAARNENGQVIMYADKMTDSMNKAIDETSRRREIQIAYNKEHGITPKTIIKEVRDLIRITHDVDSEEQEENILAQFKQLSRLQREEELDRLEMEMRQYAKDLNFEAAADLRDIVMELKATFFKR; this is encoded by the coding sequence ATGGATAAATTTAATTTAGTATCTAAGTATGAGCCAAATGGTGATCAACCTCAAGCAATTAAAGAGTTAGTTGAAGGATTAAATAAAGATGAAAAGGAACAGGTTTTACTTGGTGCAACGGGTACTGGGAAGACATTTACTATTGCTAATGTCATTCAAGAAGTGAATAAACCTACACTGGTATTAGCGCATAATAAAACGTTGGCGGGTCAACTGTATAGTGAGTTATTGGAGTTTTTCCCTGAAAATTCGATAGAATACTTTGTATCGTACTATGACTACTATCAACCAGAGGCTTATGTACCATCTTCAGATTCTTATATAGAAAAAGAAGCGATGGTTAATGACGAGATTGACAAATTACGACATTCAGCTTCATCGGCTTTGCTAGAACGACGAGACGTTATTGTCGTCGCATCAGTATCTTGTATTTATGGTTTAGTCGATCCAGAGATGTATAGAAATCAAGTGCTTTCTATCAGAAAAGGTCAAGAAATCTCACGTCAAGAAGTTTTACGTCAATTAATAGATATGCAGTTTGTAAGAAATGATATTGATTTTCAACGTGGAACATTTAGAGTTCGTGGAGATGTCGTCGAAATATTTTTAGCGTCACGAGATAGTGAAGTTATTCGTGTGGAATTCTTTGGTGACGAAATTGATAGAATACGTGAAGTAGATGTTATGACTGGAGAGATAAAAAATGATGTCGATCATTATCCAATCTATCCTGCTACTCACTTCGTGGCAGACCAAGATCAAACCTTACAAGCAGTAACAACAATTAAAGCAGAATTAGAAGAACGATTGGAAGAATTACGGTCTGAGAACAAATTATTAGAGGCACAGAGGCTAGAACAACGCACAACCTATGATTTAGAAATGCTTCTTGAGATGGGGTACTGTAATGGTATTGAGAACTATTCAAGACATATGGATGGACGTGCTCCTGGGGAACAACCTTATACATTAATTGATTTCTTTCCAGACGATTTTTTAATTGTTGTCGATGAGTCACATATGACAATGCCACAAATTCGAGGTATGTATAATGGTGACCGAGCGAGAAAACAACAATTAATCGATTATGGGTTTAGATTACCAAGTGCTTTGGATAATAGACCGTTAAGATTAGAGGAATTCGAGAAACACATCAATCAGATTATTTATGTCTCTGCGACGCCAGGACCTTATGAATTAGAGCATACTGATGACGAATATGTTGAACAAATTATTCGTCCGACAGGTTTACTAGATCCAATTGTTGAGGTACGTCCCATCAAAGGGCAGATTGATGATTTAATTCAAGAAATTAATAAACGGACTGAACGTAACGAGCGTGTATTTATAACGACATTGACGAAGAAAATGTCTGAAGATCTAACTGATTATCTTAAAGAATTAGATATAAAAGTGAAATACTTACACAGTGATATAAAAACACTAGAGCGAACAGAAATCATTCGTGATTTAAGATTGGGTATATTTGATGTTCTGATTGGAATCAACTTATTGAGAGAAGGAATCGATGTTCCGGAAGTATCACTTGTTGCGATTTTAGATGCGGATAAAGAAGGATTCTTACGGGGTGAACGAGCATTAATTCAAACAATTGGACGAGCGGCTCGTAATGAAAATGGGCAAGTCATTATGTATGCAGATAAGATGACAGACTCAATGAATAAGGCGATTGATGAGACAAGTCGACGTCGCGAAATCCAGATTGCTTACAATAAAGAGCATGGAATTACACCTAAGACAATCATAAAAGAGGTTCGTGATCTTATTAGAATTACTCATGATGTTGATAGTGAAGAGCAAGAAGAGAATATCTTGGCTCAATTTAAACAGCTATCACGACTTCAGCGTGAGGAAGAGCTTGATCGACTTGAGATGGAGATGCGTCAATACGCGAAGGATCTTAACTTTGAAGCTGCAGCAGATCTTAGAGATATTGTGATGGAACTTAAAGCGACTTTCTTTAAGCGATAA
- the rpsT gene encoding 30S ribosomal protein S20 produces the protein MANSKSAIKRARQTSVKEQRNTAQVSKMRSLVKELRNAVETGEGDVNELFAKASKQIDRTAGKGLIHANKAARNKSALAKLIK, from the coding sequence ATGGCAAACTCTAAATCAGCTATTAAACGTGCTCGTCAAACAAGCGTAAAAGAACAACGTAATACTGCACAAGTTTCGAAAATGCGTTCATTAGTTAAAGAATTACGTAATGCAGTAGAAACTGGTGAAGGTGATGTGAATGAATTATTCGCTAAAGCTTCTAAACAAATTGACCGCACTGCAGGTAAAGGTTTAATCCACGCAAACAAAGCAGCGCGCAACAAATCTGCATTAGCAAAATTAATCAAATAA